aaaaaaaattaaaaaaggaaagaaaaagaagactATACTCTCCGAAACGCAATATCTTTCTTCCCGAGTCACTTACCTTCCTTTACGGTAGCCGTCGGTTGCAATCTTCCAGCTTTGAGTTCCTGAGTGGCCAGATTCAGACCGGAGCTGAGCCACTGAAGAGCGCGAACCAGCAGTATGACCTGCTCGGCGCGTTTCCTGGTGGCCGCATTGCCGGTCTGCTCGATGCTGCCGAGCGGCACCGGCTGCTCGATGTTGCCCAACGGTCCGGCCCGCGACTTAGCGACCTCGCACACGCACTCGCACAGCGCCACGACAAAATTCAGCTTCGCCAGGATCTCGTTGTGCTCGCGCTCCATCAGCGTCTCCTCCGGCAATTCCGGCGCGATAAACGTCAGCGGACGATCGTCAATCGTCGTCAGTGGTATGTCGGGGAACAGGTTTTGGAAACTGCCGGCTTCTACAAATGATCAATTATTAGAACAATGATTACAATAAACAGTTTACAGCGGAGTGTggaataattatgttaattcaTGTTTTGTTTGAGCTCTCAAAGGATAGAACGTTAATTGAAGAGATGCTTGGATTGTTAATTTGTGAATCGATAACTATTGCTGACAAGGAAGGTTGGCAACTTGAACTTTCTAAACAATCTTTACAGAAATacacctaacctaacctaatcaAGAATtgtgcaattaatttaatagattacCCGATATCTCCGGGAGAGTAACAGCTCTGGTACCAAAAGGTATGACGGGCGAGTGCCTGAGAGTATTATTGTTGTCCTGGAAAGCTCGCGAGGTGGGCGACCCGAGCACCGCCAGCGGACCCGTCAAAAGCGGCGAGGACGCGCTGTTATTGCCCGTGGAACGTCGCAACGGCGAGGTGCCGCTCGGCGTGTGCGAATGCCTCGCCACAGGACTGACCTGCCACGTGTTGGGTGGCGGCGGCGTTTCGCTCAACCTAATagtcaataaattaatcaaattaatatcgaGAACACGCCGAGTCTCACCTACAAAAGgtttgaaagaataaaataaaaaaaattttgacaagcACTTAGAGATTAGAACGTTGATTGTCATATCAAGACTTTAAATTAggtgcaattaaattaaaaaaaaaaatggattctCAACTTAAGTTCTATCAAgcatcttaaaattaatatatcattcttttaattaattaataaaaatgacttttctctcttttctttttctaacgTTATTTTGCTTTCGGAAAGAAAATTCTACGACGAAAATTTTGATTGGAATTGAAGGTATCCGAACCTTCTGCCAGGTGGAGTGCCGATGACAAACTGCACGCTGGGCGGACTAAGAGAACCGATGTCCGGTGGATGACTCCTATGGGAATCCACGCTGCGCTTCATGCTGATGGGCTGAGAACGAGGAACGCCGCCGGAACGAGCGGCGTTCGCCGAGGGCGATTGCTGCGGCTGCTGCGTCGCGTTTCGTTGACAGGGAACAGGAATCGGCTCGGAGATCGGCAAGTAGCACGGCCGAGGTGGACTGACGGCTTCCCTGCTCGTCTGTCTGGTATACCTGGCGAATAATTGTGAGAATACAATAGTGAGCAGTGATATAAAGCACAAAACTGATTGTTAAgacattatttcttattaaagatttaaaattgttgaaaataatcaaCGATAGATGCGAGTCTAATACACGCGTGATCTATGATTACGAGCGGCGTTATATCGAGCCTCGCGATCGATGATTCGACACGCCACACGAATCTCTCATTTCTCTACAGATTGCACGATAAAATTACGAAGAATCCTAAATggtattttaagatataaatcaataCGTTAAAACGTTTGTCACACGTCTGTTTTTGCcggtttgtaaatttttattgatatttttagaaaatgcaaatatcttGACTCTATTTATACGATAATCATCTCGGAGCACGAAATACGTTTGGTAAAAACCTTGTGTAATGaatgtatttatgtaaaattaaacaagtAGGTTCCAATACGTAAAGCAACATTACATACTCGCCCAATTTCGATAAGCATGGTCGGGGTGGACTGACAGCTTCCCTGCTCACTTGCTTGGTATACCTAATAAATTATCCCAATCAGAAACACTTGACAAAAACGTTCTTACACAAGAAAGTATCTaaagatatgaaaatattcgaaaatagGAGCTACTTTGAAGACGCATCTCGATTATTCCTTTTGATCTTCAATTATAGAATGTATTGTATAGAATTTCTAACTTTAGTCGTTTCAATCTAGCTTGCGCTCACTTGACTGGCGGGTTATTGTCGGTGTCGCTGCTGATGTCGCTCGGCACGAGAACGAAGTCGTCTTCGGGACTGGAACACGGAGTCTCCGTCGTTTCGGGCTCCGACCTGTTGACGATCGGCGTTCCCTCCTCAATCGGGATCGCCATTGTTCCCGGCGACGCCGGCAGCTCGATCGGCACCGGACTCGGGCTCGGGCTCTCGCGGGTCCCCGTGAGAAACGCATGGCCGAAGAACTGGTCGAAGTCCATGCGATCCGTCGCTTCGCGCCTCAACAGGCCCATCAAGAGATTGGTCAGTTCGGGCGATGTTCCAGGTGGTATGCTGAAAAACAGTAAAACGCAATGCTctttttactataattattttctattaatttaataaaaaggtCGAAAAAACGCATGAAGAATGCGCCGTTTCGTATTACGTCGTGAAGTATTACTTGTTTGCGCACCTGGGCACAAGATTGACGGTATTTTCGTAAATCGACTTGAGCGCGTGTGGATTGCTCGCGGGATGCGGGGCCTTCCCGGTCAGACACTGATACAATATAGTCCCTATGGACCACAGATCTGCCTTAGCGTCGTACTGGAGAGACATGATGACCTCGGGCGCCATGTACATGGGCGATCCGCACAGAGTCGCGGCCATCACGCCTTCCTGCAGGAACCTAGCAAACCCGAAGTCCGCTAAACGGCAAAAATAGCACATGTTAATTAACGGAGTTAGAGAGAATTAAGAGTAAATTGAACTAAAAACGCATTGGAAAAGTTCTCACCTATTTTTAGAGTTATTTCGTGTGGCTGCGGACACGCTTTGCCACAGTTGTGATTTAACAGAATATTCTGTGGCTTGAGATCTCGGTGGACTATCCCTTTGGCGTGCAACACCTTCATTGCGCGAACCAATTGTTTGAGAAATAGTCTGATGGTATCCTCCGAAAGAGTACCCTTCGCTATTAAAAGGATACGGATTATTTAAGCGTAAAAGCATTTGTTTCGTTTTATTTTGACAtgttgattaaataattctctcaTTGTAATTCTTAAATACACCATTTACCATTTAAGTAATCCCCCAAATCTCCACCATTACAATACTCCATAACCAGGAAGACATTATTACTAGATTCCTGtggacaaaatattaatttcaatgcttttatcataataatgaGTACATTTCTTCATATAAATGCAATAGTCTTACCTTACAGTCATACAACGCAACAACATTCTCGTGGTGTAATTTGGTTAACGCCTGTAAGTGATAAaaccattatttataaatttttgctacTTCACAATATACTTTCTTTGTTCAGCAGCTAAAGAATATCATGccatatatttatgataatacgaaatatttaaaaaatttattatagatctcttttcttttacatacaaaatttttagaaaatctgTTAAATGCACAAAGAACGTacctttaagatttttatttcctttttcaGCAAGTCCTGTGACTTAGCCAACGCCTTCTTTGTGATACTTTTAATAGCTACTACCACATTAGGTTTCTGTAAGAAATAAAGTAACATATGAAAATTAATctattagaatttataattgtacataaaaaaatgtcacaattatag
Above is a genomic segment from Linepithema humile isolate Giens D197 chromosome 6, Lhum_UNIL_v1.0, whole genome shotgun sequence containing:
- the Atg1 gene encoding serine/threonine-protein kinase unc-51 isoform X2 — encoded protein: MENLGDYEYSPKDLIGTGAFAVVYRGRQRKKPNVVVAIKSITKKALAKSQDLLKKEIKILKALTKLHHENVVALYDCKESSNNVFLVMEYCNGGDLGDYLNAKGTLSEDTIRLFLKQLVRAMKVLHAKGIVHRDLKPQNILLNHNCGKACPQPHEITLKIADFGFARFLQEGVMAATLCGSPMYMAPEVIMSLQYDAKADLWSIGTILYQCLTGKAPHPASNPHALKSIYENTVNLVPSIPPGTSPELTNLLMGLLRREATDRMDFDQFFGHAFLTGTRESPSPSPVPIELPASPGTMAIPIEEGTPIVNRSEPETTETPCSSPEDDFVLVPSDISSDTDNNPPVKYTKQVSREAVSPPRPCLSKLGEYTRQTSREAVSPPRPCYLPISEPIPVPCQRNATQQPQQSPSANAARSGGVPRSQPISMKRSVDSHRSHPPDIGSLSPPSVQFVIGTPPGRRLSETPPPPNTWQVSPVARHSHTPSGTSPLRRSTGNNSASSPLLTGPLAVLGSPTSRAFQDNNNTLRHSPVIPFGTRAVTLPEISEAGSFQNLFPDIPLTTIDDRPLTFIAPELPEETLMEREHNEILAKLNFVVALCECVCEVAKSRAGPLGNIEQPVPLGSIEQTGNAATRKRAEQVILLVRALQWLSSGLNLATQELKAGRLQPTATVKEVVSTMNEKFKSCLTECKQLNSAGLLRQTGATADKILYNHAIHMCQSAALDELFGKGGECFQRYHTAQILLHSLAQHVSHSQDRALLIKYKEAVEKRLYVLQQQGYIYATEPT
- the Atg1 gene encoding serine/threonine-protein kinase unc-51 isoform X1; amino-acid sequence: MENLGDYEYSPKDLIGTGAFAVVYRGRQRKKPNVVVAIKSITKKALAKSQDLLKKEIKILKALTKLHHENVVALYDCKESSNNVFLVMEYCNGGDLGDYLNAKGTLSEDTIRLFLKQLVRAMKVLHAKGIVHRDLKPQNILLNHNCGKACPQPHEITLKIADFGFARFLQEGVMAATLCGSPMYMAPEVIMSLQYDAKADLWSIGTILYQCLTGKAPHPASNPHALKSIYENTVNLVPRCANNIPPGTSPELTNLLMGLLRREATDRMDFDQFFGHAFLTGTRESPSPSPVPIELPASPGTMAIPIEEGTPIVNRSEPETTETPCSSPEDDFVLVPSDISSDTDNNPPVKYTKQVSREAVSPPRPCLSKLGEYTRQTSREAVSPPRPCYLPISEPIPVPCQRNATQQPQQSPSANAARSGGVPRSQPISMKRSVDSHRSHPPDIGSLSPPSVQFVIGTPPGRRLSETPPPPNTWQVSPVARHSHTPSGTSPLRRSTGNNSASSPLLTGPLAVLGSPTSRAFQDNNNTLRHSPVIPFGTRAVTLPEISEAGSFQNLFPDIPLTTIDDRPLTFIAPELPEETLMEREHNEILAKLNFVVALCECVCEVAKSRAGPLGNIEQPVPLGSIEQTGNAATRKRAEQVILLVRALQWLSSGLNLATQELKAGRLQPTATVKEVVSTMNEKFKSCLTECKQLNSAGLLRQTGATADKILYNHAIHMCQSAALDELFGKGGECFQRYHTAQILLHSLAQHVSHSQDRALLIKYKEAVEKRLYVLQQQGYIYATEPT